One Oncorhynchus nerka isolate Pitt River linkage group LG5, Oner_Uvic_2.0, whole genome shotgun sequence genomic window carries:
- the LOC115129840 gene encoding gap junction beta-2 protein-like — translation MTWGTLYAQLAGVNRHSTSLGKVWLSVLFIFRVTVLVLAAESVWGDEQSDFVCNTLQPGCENVCYDHFFPVSHIRLWCLQLVFVSTPALLVAMYVAYRNHGDKRQVLQQGSVGGRCRSDKAQAAQEAELESLRRRRLPIAGPLWWTYACSLVFRLLFEGGFMYALYVLYDGFQMPRLVQCDQWPCPNVVDCFVSRPTEKTVFTVFMAASSCVCMALNMAELAYLVAKAIARCPSSGRRGGKQKGKGANCSSTSSKDKTLQQNKKNEKLLSSSSSGSTCSKAV, via the exons ATGACCTGGGGGACCCTGTATgcccagctggctggtgtgaACCGCCACTCCACCAGCCTGGGGAAGGTGTGGctgtctgtcctcttcatcttccGTGTCACCGTGCTGGTCCTGGCGGCCGAAAGCGTCTGGGGGGACGAACAGAGTGACTTTGTCTGCAACACCCTGCAGCCGGGCTGCGAGAACGTCTGCTACGACCACTTCTTCCCCGTGTCCCACATCAGGCTCTGGTGTCTGCAGCTTGTCTTCGTCTCCACGCCCGCTCTCCTCGTCGCCATGTATGTGGCCTACCGTAATCACGGCGACAAACGCCAGGTCCTGCAGCAGGGTTCAGTCGGGGGGCGTTGCCGCAGCGACAAGGCCCAGGCGGCCCAGGAGGCTGAGCTAGAGAGCCTGAGGAGGCGGAGGCTGCCAATCGCCGGGCCGCTGTGGTGGACGTACGCCTGTAGTCTGGTCTTCCGCCTGCTGTTCGAGGGAGGCTTCAT GTATGCTCTATACGTGTTGTACGACGGCTTCCAGATGCCCAGGCTGGTCCAGTGTGACCAGTGGCCCTGTCCCAACGTGGTGGACTGCTTTGTCTCCCGCCCCACAGAAAAAACTGTCTTCACCGTTTTCATGGCCGCCTCCTCCTGCGTCTGTATGGCTCTCAACATGGccgaactggcctacctggtcgcCAAGGCTATCGCTCGGTGCCCGTCATCAGGGCGCAGAGGGGGGAAACAGAAAGGGAAGGGTGCAAACTGTTCCTCAACCTCTTCCAAAGACAAGACTCTGCAGCAGAACAAGAAGAATGAGAAGTTGTTGTCGTCCTCTTCGTCTGGGTCCACCTGCAGCAAGGCGGTGTGA